One genomic region from Zalophus californianus isolate mZalCal1 chromosome 12, mZalCal1.pri.v2, whole genome shotgun sequence encodes:
- the LOC118356155 gene encoding polycystic kidney disease protein 1-like 1: MANFWGSSGPCGRQMCAAGKASGDFCGLLQCTCPAVGSRSVSTQIPSCPPGRQRSAEDVAPVQLPGTEVTAATVTMGAPIWVAASVQTHTPTAAFPTLPGSSLGHNGSASWPCPKQLCLLAQCHPGAISVQVPADTVDPAVHGFPDADAQLCVW, from the exons ATGGCGAACTTCTGGGGCAGCAGTGGCCCCTGTGGCCGACAGATGTGTGCGGCTGGGAAAGCCAGTGGTGACTTCTGTGGTCTTCTCCAG TGCACCTGTCCCGCAGTGGGCTCCCGCAGCGTGAGCACGCAGatcccctcctgccccccggGACGGCAGCGCTCTGCAGAGGACGTGGCCCCGGTGCAGCTTCCAGGGACCGAGGTCACAGCGGCCACCGTTACGATGGGGGCCCCCATCTGGGTGGCTGCGTCCGTTCAGACCCACACTCCAACCGCAGCTTTTCCCACCTTACCAGGAAG ctCCCTCGGCCACAATGGCTCAGCATCCTGGCCTTGTCCCAAGCAGCTCTGTCTCCTCGCTCAGTGTCACCCTGGAGCCATCTCCGTGCAAGTTCCTGCTGACACAGTGGATCCCGCCGTCCATGGCTTCCCAGACGCGGATGCTCAG CTCTGTGTCTGGTGA